The sequence tatttaggaatggagggagtacctattaggcattatgagaaagaggaaaagttgcagccccctatttttctagattataagagtatggtagcacatgaatttattgttaaaaataagaagaggatGCTTAAGTATAAGTTGATATTTAATAAAACTCactgtgagactattatcttgccagcaccctctttgtttaacatactttcaggcacgtacctcatcttgccggaggccgttAACATACTGGAGCCTGACGCCAGCTCCAGAGCCTCAGtcagaaccaccacttgacccttatcgatagtccgtttatcagtgggatccggaggagatcgccaactagTGGCACCCAGATGACACTCCTCCGCCCACCGGAGAAGGCACCTTTGATCCGTgggattagaccaacttaggccaaaagcctaagcttgggggagtacgtatttatcaccgacattacattcattttcacacactcattccagttatcggtgttcatactttttcattgtactatccatgctagtttattttcttttctaagccttcttcttgtgtgtttaaaaaaccttaagaaaacaaaagaattagttgtagcttttagctagtttactttccatgcctgtagtagtagtaattaaaagaaaactcaaaaagatttctcgttcttcttttgcttgttgggagctttcccgtgtaaatagttttatttcttttcttgtctttgggggtcaagaggagaagaccatgatgaaaatgttgagtggctctcatgtgcattattactgatttaaccaagagcccatattaccttgtcttctcctttgtatcgaatgcttacagattccaacttagtccaatgcacgtgcactattattattttacaCAGCGTTTGGTTGtggaagtgaaaggcaataatgacgatatatgatggactgagatgagagaagctggtatggactcgacctatcttgtttttgtaaatatgattagttcatcgttcctgattcagcctattatgaataaacatgtttgcaatgacaattagagattatagttgcttatgccatgcttaattagctaggagtttataatgatttaccttatgtgccaacatgctattaaaatggttgtaatgtggtatgatagggtggtatcctcctttgaacgattcgagtgacttgacttggcacatgttcatgcatgtagttgaaacaaaatcaacatagcctccacgatatttatgttcatggtggattatatcctactcatgctcgcactcagtgtttattaattttaatgcatgttcatgactgttgtcgctctctagttggtcgcttcccagtctttctctagccttcacttgtactaagcgggaatactgcttgtgcatccaaaatccataaaccccaaagttattccctatgagtccaccataccttcctatatgcggtatctacctgccgttccaagtaaatttgtatgtgccaaattctaaaacttcaaatgaaattctgttttgcatgctcgaacagctcatgtatcaactaggggtgtctatatcttccatgctaggcgggttattctcaagaggagtggactccgatcctcattcacgagaaaatggttggtcatcgggatgcctagtcccttgctcaaatcaaatcaaaataattgcaaacaaaactcccccaggattgttgttagttggaggcacccgttgtttcgggcaagcctggattgatgattgttggtggtgggggagtataaactttaccattctgtttgggaaccgcctataatgtgtgtagcatggaagatatcgagatctattggttgttatgttgacaatgaaagtatgccactcaaaatattatttatttctatttcaaaatcgagctctggcacctctacaaatccctgcttccctctgcgaagggcctatctattttacttttgtgtcgagtcatcctcctcttattaaaaagcaccagttggagagcaccgatgtcatttgcatgcattactattaatttatattgagtgtgactatgactggatcttttttaccatgaattacaatgtctagtcggtccttgatcttcaggggtgctctgcatttatgttttgcggtctcagaaagggctagcgagataccatcttgttatatcgtattatgattgttttgagaaagtgttgtcatcctagatttattattattgctcgctagttgattatgccactgatatgagtaaacatgagacctaaatgttattgtgaatgtggttagttcataatctttgctgaaaacttgaatgctggctttacatatttgcaataacaagagcaaacaaagtttgtaaaagtttttctttatcactttcagtttgtcaactgaattgcttggggacaagcaaaggtttaagcttgggggagttgatacgtctccattgtatctacttttccaaacacttttgcccttgttttggactctaacttgcatgattttaatggaactaacccagactgacgctgttttcagcagaattgccatggtgttatttttgtgcaagaaaaaaagttctcagaatgacctgaaacttcacagagaatatttttggaattaataaaaaatactggcaaaataatcaagaccagggggcccacaccctgtccacgagggtgggggcgcgcccccttgtctcgtgggccccctgatgctcgaccgacctcaactccaactctatatattcatgtttggggggggattagaaagaaggattcatcgcgttttatgatacgaagccgccgccaagccctaatctctcccgggagggctgatctggagtccattcggggctccggagaggggaatccatcaccatcgtcatcatcaaccatcctccatcaccaatttcatgatgctcaccgtcgtgtgtgagtaattccatcataggcttgctggacggtgatgggttggatgagatttatcatgtaatcgagttagttttgttagggtttgatccctagtatccattatgttctgagattgatgttgctatgactttgctatgcttaatgtttgtcactagggcccgagtgccatgatttcagatctgaacctattatgttttcgtgaatatatgtgagttcttgatcctatcttgcaagtcaatagtcacctactatgtgttatgatccggcaaccccgaagtgacaataatcaggactactcccggtgatgaccgtgaggagttcatgtattcaccaagtgttaatgctttggtccagtactctattaaaaggaggccttaatatcccttagtttctaataggaccccgctgccacgggagggtaggacaaaagatggcatgcaagttcttttccataagcacatatgactatattcaaaatacatgcctacattacattgatgaactggagctagttttgtgtcaccctatgttttaactattgcatgaggaatcgcatcggacataattatccatcactgatccaatgcctacgagcttttcacatattgatctttgcttagttactttaccgttgccactgttacaattactacaaaactgctactgttacttttgccactattaccattacttccgtactactttgctactaaatactttgctgcagatattaagttatctaggtgtggttgaattgacaactcaactgctaaaacttgagaatattctttggctccccttgtgtcgaatcaataaatttgggttgaatactctaccctcgaaaactattgtgatcccctatacttgtgggttatcacgttgGCAGACACATCAGTAGTATTTTAGTACTGATGGCGTCCACCTGGCTAACGCCAGCAATATATTGTTTTATCTATGGCGTTTATTGTGAGGCAACGCCAGCAATTTGTATTTTTTAGCAATAAAAAAATATACCCAACGATTAGTATATGTGCAGCCATTTAAACTTCTAGTGGTAAGTCTCAAATCCACATAATATTCCCAGCTATTACTACAGTTTTCAGTAACTAGCTTGCTACTGCCTACAGGCAAAAGTTATCCAGTGGCTAGCTCATACAAGCAAAAGTATCGTACGTCATCGATGTCATGCAACTTGTTATTCGTGCGCTAACTAGCTACGATGAAGAATGATCCTCATCTCACACAACTTGTTCCTGTTGCTCTCTCCCTCCTTGCTAAAATAGACTTTGCGGGTCTTCAGCTCCTCCCTCTCGGCCTTTAGGAGCCGTATCTCCTTCTTCGTAGACTCGATCTCGGTGACCAGTAGCTACTTCTAGTCGACGAGCTTCAATTTCTTATCGACGAGATTGGAGATCTTGTCGATCATATCGTCCTTCTCTTTCTTCAGGGAGTTATTCAACTCGTTAAGTGCCTTCATTGTACTCTCCTTTAACGCGACAAGCTCACAGCTGAGCATGTCCACGTCACGTACCGGTAGCTGCTGCTGGACCGGTTCTGGAGATGGGTCTCGTACATATGCCTGGCAAGTCAAATATTTTAAATCATCAATAAAGAATGGTTAaatgatatatgtatatatatgcatgTGTTTGCAATGCTCATGGATGCTTTTGTAATCTTACCTGGTTGGTGCTCGTTTCGCCTTTGTCAACTTCATCATAGGCCGCGAAGTTGCACGAGGACTCGTAGTGGCTGTTCTAGCTATTCATGGCTGGAACTTCAAAATTATGACAAGTATAGGTTATTATGACAAGAACCAAACACACATGGCAATGTAATGCCAATCactacaaatatatatatatatatatatatatatatatatatatatatatatatatatatatatatatatatatatgactcctCTTCTGTACTCTTGGGAGTATGTACTCTTATCCTCAATATACCTCATATACGCATTAATTATACCTCTTTATTATTCTCAATATACTTTATTAAATATTCTAAGATACTCCAATATGAGTTTAGTTCAAAAAATATCATCTGCGACGTACTTTTTGTAATATACCTTTTCACGTACAAACACATCAGTATATACGTAAATATTTAAAAATACATAGACTCACATGAATTTTTTCATGAAACTCATTTTGGGGTATCTAATAATTactaatgaagtatattaaaaataataaaaaggtataaaagattcatctatgtggtatatgaggagcgggagtacgtactttcaggagtacacaaccattttcctatatatatatatatatatatatatatatatatatatatatatatatatatatatatatatatatatatatatatatatatatatatatatatatatatatgtcaaacAAGAATTTCCTTAGTGCTAACAAAAAATTTCCTTAGTTCTGACAAGAACCAAACACACATGTGAAACAAGAATAACAATTTACAAATAAGTTGCATCAATGCCCATCTTTGCTATGTGTTGAAAGTTGGAAAATGATTTGTAAGTTCATAATATTGCCTTGCTGGTCAAACAAGAATAACAAATAAGTTGATAATAATGCCAATCAAAGTATGGCAAGTATGGCAAGTGATCTAATTAATGCCAATCATAACAATAATAACAAGCAAGTTGATAATAATGCCAATCAAAGTATGGCAAGTGATATGTTCATTGATGCAAAATGCCACTGCCACTTTCATATAATGAACAAGATACATATTTAGCATTAGGCCAttgtcattgatgcaaaatgcagatACAAATTAAAAtgccactgccactgccactgACATATattcattgatgcaaaatgcagatACAAAATGTCCCTGCCACTGTCATATAATGAACAAGATACATATTTAGCATTAGGCCACtatcattgatgcaaaatgcagatACAAATTAAAATGCCACTGCCACTGCCAGTGGCATATgttcattgatgcaaaatgcagatACAAAATGAGACTGCCACTGTCATATAATGAACAAGATACATATTTAGCATTAGTCCACtttcattgatgcaaaatgcagatACAAATTAAAATGCCACTGCCACTGACATTTGTTCATTGATGCAAATGCAGATACAAAATGCAGATACAAATTAAAATGCCACTGCCACTGACATATGTTCATTGATGCAAATGCAGATACAAAATGCCACTGCCACTGTCATATAATGAACAAGACACATATTTAGCATTAGGCCACTgccattgatgcaaaatgcagatACAAAATGCAACTGCCACTGCCACTGTCATATattcattgatgcaaaatgcagatACAAAATGCCACTACCACATGAAATTGATAAACAAGCAAAGAAATTGTATATGCTACAAATACCAAAGACCCTACAATTTAGCATTAGGAACACTACACTAGGAACACTACAATTTAACACTACAATTTTAAAAATTGCCACTACAAAATGCCACTGCCACTTTGAATATAGAGGCGATGAATTCACCGAGGGACAAAGATGGAGGCGATAAACCCTAGCAGTCCGTCGCTTCTGGCGCCGCCGTCGAAGAAACCCTAGCTCAAGATGAAATGAACTCCAATCAAATCGGAGGGCAACGAGcggcgagagagggagagaaggggagAGAGCGGAAGATTACCTAACCACTTGCGAGAAAGGAAGGGGgcggcgagagagggagagagtggtCGGCGACGACAAGCGGAGAGAGCGGGAGAGGAAGGGGAACGAGAGAGATGGAGTGGGTTGAGGGTGTCGTTGCCCTGGTTTTGACCCCCCACGGATTCCTAATACTTGGGCTTGACCCAATGCTATAAAAAAGATCACCAcataaaaaactaaaaagaaaatggAAGTGTCATATCACATATCTGAAGGCTCAAAACTATATATTTCAAGtcttaaactaaaaataaaaaaaagtaaatTTAAAGTCTCAAACTACATATTTTTTAAATATGCAATTATTTCCattttaaaataatataaatttaATAAAAGTAAACTATAATATACTATAAAAATGTCAAcacataaaaaaaataaaaagaaaaaactagaAGTGTCAAACCACATATTTGAAGGCTCAAAACTATATATTTCAAGtcttaaactaaaaaggaaaaaaaagtaaaTTTAAAGTCTCAAACTACATATTTTAAAATATGTCATTATTCATTTAAAAATAATAGAAATTTAATAAAAGTAAACTATAATATACTAAAAAAGATCACcgcataaaaaactaaaaaaaatggaaGTGCCAAGCCACATATTTGAAGGCTCAAAACTATATATTTCAAGtcttaaactaaaaagaaaagaaaaaaagtaaatTTAAAGTCTCAAACTACCTATTTAAAAAATGTCATTATGTCCATTTAAAAATAATAGAAATTTAATAAAAGTATACTATAATATACTATAAAACATATAAGAATGGTGGCATTGACAAAATAACAATACCGGCGTCGGGACCAACTGCACACCACAACTAAATATAATAGTGTTGGGGTTCCTTGCTATTCCACGACAACACTATATTACGCCCGATACAAACTGTTGATCCCATATACTTCTGACGCTGTCCTGTTTTTCCACGCCACCACTATGACCCTATTAATGTCGTACCAAATAAGCCAACGCCACCACTATTTGAGAAAACTAGTGATGGTGTTGGTTGTAAATGGCGCGCCACCAACGTAAGTTGTGGCTAGCACTATTTCCACTAGTGATaagttgtactccctccggtcccaTTTACTATGTGTATAACTTTTTGGCAAAATATCCACAATAGTTTGCGCGTTTAAATATTTAGCATATTCTTTTCAGAAATACCCTCCCACCTCCACTTCGCCTCATAGGCCAGCGCCACGGCATGCAGGTTGTCTCAGAGAGACAGCCATACAGAGAGAAGGTGGACAGGGGCGGAGAGgcatggggcatttatagctgctGCTTTCTCCCGTTCATGTGTGCAGGGGCATCTCCGTTCCCAAAGCATGCAGCTAGTCCATGTCTTGGTATGCAGGCTGGTGCTTATGcgcaaagaaaaaaaaatcagacgAAGTATGtcacaaagcttatattgttggattcgtatatGAAAAACTATTTTAGGGTATATAACCTATTTTTTTTaaagttaaatcaaaggtcaaaatttGACCCAATCTACAAAGAGAACTAATAAACCAGATAGTAATTGATTTGGGGCCAAAAATCGACATGTTAATTGTTGACAGGTCTAAAAAATCAGTTGGCTACCAACTATAGTTCTCACCCATCTCTCAACAATTTGGTAATTTTGGGTAACTTTCGACTCGCAATGCCGAATCTTGGCATCAAACCAAAAATAACTACTTTCCCCGCAAAATTAATTGCAATCCTGCGAATCTGCGATACCAGGCTAGCAGCTCCTTTTGATGTCGTCACCCCATATCACATCTTTTCCCCATTCCCTGGATCACCGATCTTCTCCGCCGACGTGCCCGCAGTCCCTGGTGTGGCCTCCCAGCCAGCCAGCCACTCATCCCACTCACACAGACGTGCCATGCCGTCCCATGCCCTCGTGCCGGGAATCCCTCGCTTCCCGCGCGCACCGTACGTGACGCAAGCGGTGACACACCGGGCGAGCGAACGAAGGCCCAGAATCCTCCAGCCGGTACGTACACCACCCGTTCGATTCGATCTTCTCTCACAAGTTCCAGTCAAaacgtactactactactagactGTTCCACACACGATCCcaccctcccctctcccctataaaTCCTCTCACCCCATCTTCATCCTCACTCATCACCCACACAGCGTACACAACACAGCACAAACACAAACCAATCGAGATCCAAAGCAACCAAGAGCAATGGCGGGCGAGAAGGGGCTGGTGCTGCTGGACTTCTGGGTGAGCCCGTTCGGGCAGCGCGTCCGCATCGCGCTGGCCGAGAAGGGCCTGCCCTACGAGTACGTGGAGGAGGACCTGATGGCCGGCAAGAGCGACCGCCTCCTCCGCTCCAACCCGGTGCACAAGAAGATCccggtgctcctccacgacggcCGCCCCGTCAACGAGTCCCTCATCATCCTCCAGTACCTCGAGGACGCCTTCCCGGACGCCCCGGCCCTCCTCCCCTCCGACCCCTACGCGCGCGCGCAGGCCCGCTTCTGGGCCGACTACGTCGACAAGAAGGTCTACGACTGCGGCTCCCGGCTCTGGAAGCTCAAGGGCGAGCCGCAGGCGCAGGCGCGCGCCGAGATGCTGGAGATCCTCAAGACCCTCGACGGCGCGCTCGGGGACAAGCCCTTCTTCGGCGGCGACAAGTTCGGGTTCGTGGACGCCGCCTTCGCGCCCTTCACCGCGTGGTTCCACAGCTACGAGAGGTACGGCGAGTTCAGCCTGGCGGAGGTGGCGCCCAAGATCGCCGCGTGGGCCAAGCGCTGCGGCGAGCGGGAGAGCGTCGCCAAGAGCCTCTACTCGCCGGACAAGGTGTACGACTTCATCGGCCTGCTCAAGAAGAAGTACGGCATCGAGTAGGGcgcgcgggcgggcgggcggccATGCAGGCGACAGCCGGCCGGCCGTCCGGAGGAAAGGAACAAATAAATCATGGAGCGATTTGGGTGGCCTACAATGCGTACGTCTGGATATTTGTTTCTTTCTTCGTGGAATAAAGTGTTCCGTGTGTGTGTGGTTGGTGGTAGTTGGTTGGGTCAGTCAGTGTGGGTGCGTGTTGCGTACTCGTGATGTGTGTGTGTCAATGTGTCAACCCTGGTCTTCAGTGGTGGCAGCTGTGATTTCATTTCCATTCCGTGCGATGAATAAATTAAGAGGGGGTCTTCGTTGTTTAATTAGGGGCCGTGAACCAAACATCTACAAGGCGCGCTGGTGTGGAAGCAGACAATCTTTGCGATCCGCTAAATCGTGGGATTCTCCATATGTTTTAAGTTTGAATCTTTCAAACTTAATGATTAAACTCGTTGGATTTCTAGCATTTTAAGTTTTGAATTTCTGAAGCTTGATGATTTTATTGTTCGCTTCTAGTATTAAGTTCAAGTTTTAGTAGCTGAAACTTGATGAAGTTTTTAAAACATATTTAAAGTGGGTCTCATTTCAAAGCCCTTCCACAGAAAACACGAAAATGCAAGCAAAATTTAATTTGGACTTTCAGTTTAAGAGATTCAAATACAAAAagcaagaagaaaaaatagagtagGTGCGGTGAAAGAGTTGGTGCCTGTTGACACCCGAACATGTCACGTGTACTCtcgacgccgagggtgatgcaccgcagctcatgtcgaaggagacccgaccgacagcgcgatacgcaagacagtcaacgggcgcttttgaagacccgaaaccccatacgcctgggagggaccccgtcagggagtgcggcggctatgggctgccctaggtcgattcgctcgcccctagagcctcgtggatcgctgccctccaacgcgaagaacgagaaagaaagatacaagggtaggggataaagatagatgaacacaaaagtgtaatagattgattggtttgattggtgttgtttaatcggccgtcacccccaacatatataagaggcggctggacttcccgtacaagtaaaggattcatctaggctttccttacaaaatattacatcaattcacgtcctagagtcctagttctattccaactcggattcagtctgaatctggcccaacttcttcttcctccctgcgcaggccgtcgagcttgcatatgacctccgatcaagacggtccaaatatcaaacttgtgcgcctcgacgagatgaacaactctcattttgatcactttttcaaataaggtcatcttgaatactttttgaggtcatctttacctttcagtcggactcggtctggcagcagactggattatccgagtctcgtagtgaatctgcaggccatatactatctccaatgatgatgactccaaaaccaaagtttaccatGTTGACGATACGCACAACTTCCGTACTGAATACTCCTCCATCCGAGGTCATCTTAATAAATttttgggcacatgttcagtttcactcggattcgagctcatccacttgGATATTAGAGTGTTTCACTCGGATCTTCCAACTTGCCTTTTCCACTCGGATGTTAGAATCTTTCACTCGAAAGataatattgttggaaatatgccctagaggcaataataaattagttattattatatttccttgttcatgataatcgtttattacccatgctataattgtattgataggaaactcagatacatgtgtgggtacatagacgacaccatgtccctagtaagcctctagttgactagctcgttgatcaatagatggttatggtttcctgaccatggacattggatgtcgttgatatcgggatcacatcattagaagaatgatgtgatagacaagacccaatcctaagcctagcacagagatcgtgtagttcgtatgctaaagcttttctaatgtcaagtatcttttccttagaccatgagattgtgcaactcccggataccgtaggaatgctttgggtgtaccaaacgtcacaacgtaactgggtggctataaaggtgcactacaggtatctccgaaagtgtctgttgggttggcacgaatcgagactgggatttgtcactccgtgtgacggagaggtatctctggg comes from Triticum aestivum cultivar Chinese Spring chromosome 5B, IWGSC CS RefSeq v2.1, whole genome shotgun sequence and encodes:
- the LOC542992 gene encoding probable glutathione S-transferase GSTU1: MAGEKGLVLLDFWVSPFGQRVRIALAEKGLPYEYVEEDLMAGKSDRLLRSNPVHKKIPVLLHDGRPVNESLIILQYLEDAFPDAPALLPSDPYARAQARFWADYVDKKVYDCGSRLWKLKGEPQAQARAEMLEILKTLDGALGDKPFFGGDKFGFVDAAFAPFTAWFHSYERYGEFSLAEVAPKIAAWAKRCGERESVAKSLYSPDKVYDFIGLLKKKYGIE